One Solirubrobacterales bacterium genomic window carries:
- the tgt gene encoding tRNA guanosine(34) transglycosylase Tgt gives MRLDPGRLSFEIVARDGDARRGNLVTGHGPVETPAFIPLATKGSVRGLASREVRELGFELVLGNTYHLLVAPGPERIAAAGGLHRFMGWDRAIITDSGGFQVFSLAHGGVAEEIKGSGRVMHGLAKTLGIEEEGVRFRSYRDGSELMLSPESSMSVQASLGSDIALVFDECTPFHADREYTARSTERTHRWLDRCLEWHRQNGPSDQAVFGIIQGGTHADLRKESCEYVSAAGVDGIAIGGTLGRDKQEMAEVLGFTMPHLPREAPKHLLGIGEVDDLMRGIALGIDLFDCAVPTRLARHGMALVADPEHRFRLDIRKSRFAGQRGPLADGCPCVACSGYERDYLNYISKSEELTAVRLLVEHNLTWMELLMRGAREAITAGEFGSYSAAILAGASPWDAAASPKAVSQEVAGDE, from the coding sequence GTGCGCCTGGACCCGGGGAGACTCAGTTTCGAGATCGTCGCCCGGGACGGGGATGCACGGCGTGGGAATCTGGTCACCGGACACGGCCCGGTCGAGACTCCGGCCTTCATTCCGTTGGCGACCAAGGGGTCGGTTCGCGGACTGGCTTCACGCGAGGTCCGGGAGCTCGGTTTCGAGCTGGTGCTCGGCAACACCTACCACCTGCTGGTCGCTCCGGGACCGGAGCGGATTGCGGCCGCCGGTGGCCTGCACCGGTTCATGGGCTGGGATCGGGCGATCATCACCGATTCAGGCGGTTTCCAGGTCTTTTCTCTGGCCCACGGCGGGGTGGCCGAGGAGATCAAGGGGAGCGGCCGGGTCATGCACGGGCTGGCCAAGACCCTGGGGATAGAGGAGGAGGGGGTGCGTTTCCGTTCCTACCGGGATGGTTCCGAGCTGATGCTTTCACCGGAGAGCTCGATGTCGGTTCAGGCCTCCCTCGGTTCCGACATCGCCCTCGTGTTTGACGAGTGCACCCCGTTTCACGCCGACCGTGAGTACACCGCCCGTTCAACCGAACGTACTCATCGCTGGCTCGATCGCTGCCTCGAATGGCACCGGCAGAACGGGCCCTCCGACCAGGCGGTTTTCGGCATCATCCAGGGTGGAACCCATGCCGACCTGCGGAAAGAGTCATGTGAGTACGTATCGGCCGCCGGGGTTGACGGGATCGCGATCGGCGGAACCCTCGGCCGCGACAAGCAGGAGATGGCCGAGGTGCTCGGTTTCACCATGCCCCATCTGCCGCGCGAGGCACCGAAGCATCTGCTCGGAATCGGCGAGGTGGACGACCTGATGCGTGGAATTGCGCTCGGGATCGATCTGTTCGACTGTGCGGTGCCGACCCGACTGGCCCGCCACGGCATGGCTCTGGTCGCCGACCCGGAGCATCGGTTCCGGCTTGACATTCGCAAGTCCCGCTTTGCCGGGCAGCGCGGCCCACTTGCCGACGGCTGCCCCTGTGTCGCCTGTTCCGGGTACGAGCGTGACTATCTGAACTACATCTCGAAATCCGAGGAGCTGACCGCCGTCCGACTGCTGGTCGAGCACAACCTGACCTGGATGGAACTGCTGATGCGGGGCGCCCGCGAGGCGATCACCGCCGGCGAGTTCGGTTCCTACAGCGCGGCGATCCTGGCGGGAGCAAGCCCCTGGGATGCCGCAGCGTCCCCGAAAGCCGTTTCACAGGAGGTCGCGGGCGATGAGTGA
- the gpmI gene encoding 2,3-bisphosphoglycerate-independent phosphoglycerate mutase, producing MNPPAVAGTAPDPLAALPVPSLALVILDGWGLAPPGPGNAISQAATPNFDHFWSQYPHTELSAQGPDVGLPEGQMGNSEVGHLNLGAGAIVKQDLARIDAAVADGSFFDNEALVAACRRAAASPHGRLHLIGLVSDGGVHSGWEHLEACVELASQEGVPDVVFHAITDGRDTLPHGGAKYVEELERWLRSAGRVGTVSGRYYAMDRDTRWERIKLAYDAIVHGEGVVATDAATAIADSYEGGQTDEFIKPAVIGDYQGVESGDVAIFINFRPDRARELTMALADPDFSEFTRSGGPVLDLTTMTSYRKGWNYPVAFPEQRPKVTLAQVISESGGRQLHVAETEKYAHVTYFFNGGREEEWGGEERRLVESPRDVPTYDHKPEMSARAAASAFIEGWQKDSPRFGIINFANPDMVGHTGVIPAAVSAIEAVDDCLGRVVETVLASGGACLITADHGNADNMLEPDGSPNTAHSLNPVPLILTVEGPALTGGGILADVAPTILEALGIDQPEEMTGHSLIT from the coding sequence ATGAACCCGCCCGCGGTGGCCGGAACCGCCCCGGACCCGCTCGCTGCACTGCCCGTCCCGTCGCTCGCCCTCGTCATCCTCGACGGCTGGGGACTCGCCCCGCCCGGACCGGGCAACGCGATCTCCCAGGCGGCAACCCCTAACTTCGATCATTTCTGGAGTCAGTATCCGCACACCGAGCTTTCTGCCCAGGGTCCCGATGTCGGCCTGCCGGAAGGGCAGATGGGCAACTCCGAGGTCGGGCACCTGAACCTGGGGGCCGGGGCGATCGTCAAGCAGGATCTGGCCCGGATCGACGCCGCCGTCGCCGACGGCAGCTTCTTTGACAACGAGGCCCTGGTCGCCGCCTGCCGGCGGGCGGCGGCGAGTCCCCACGGGAGGCTTCACCTGATCGGCCTGGTTTCCGATGGCGGCGTTCACTCCGGCTGGGAGCACCTCGAGGCCTGCGTCGAGCTGGCCTCCCAGGAGGGGGTGCCCGACGTCGTCTTCCACGCAATCACCGATGGCCGCGATACCCTGCCACATGGCGGCGCGAAGTACGTCGAGGAGCTGGAACGCTGGCTGCGGTCGGCCGGCCGGGTCGGCACGGTCAGCGGGCGCTACTACGCGATGGACCGTGACACCCGCTGGGAGCGGATCAAGCTGGCATACGATGCGATCGTCCACGGTGAGGGGGTGGTCGCGACCGACGCTGCCACAGCGATCGCCGACTCCTACGAAGGCGGCCAGACCGACGAGTTCATCAAGCCCGCCGTGATCGGGGACTACCAGGGCGTCGAGAGCGGAGACGTCGCGATCTTCATCAACTTCCGGCCGGACCGCGCTCGGGAACTGACCATGGCCCTGGCCGATCCGGACTTTTCCGAGTTCACCCGCTCCGGCGGGCCGGTCCTCGACCTGACCACGATGACCTCGTACCGCAAAGGCTGGAACTATCCGGTGGCTTTTCCGGAGCAGCGACCGAAGGTCACGCTGGCCCAGGTGATTTCGGAGTCCGGTGGCCGACAGCTTCACGTGGCCGAAACCGAGAAGTACGCCCACGTCACCTATTTCTTCAACGGTGGCCGCGAGGAGGAGTGGGGTGGGGAGGAACGCCGCCTGGTCGAATCCCCGCGGGACGTTCCGACCTACGATCACAAGCCCGAGATGAGTGCCCGGGCGGCGGCCTCGGCCTTCATCGAGGGCTGGCAGAAGGACTCGCCCCGGTTCGGCATCATCAACTTCGCCAATCCCGACATGGTTGGCCACACCGGGGTGATTCCGGCCGCGGTGTCGGCAATCGAGGCGGTTGACGACTGCCTCGGCCGGGTCGTCGAGACGGTGCTCGCATCCGGCGGGGCCTGCCTGATCACTGCCGATCACGGCAACGCCGACAACATGCTGGAGCCGGACGGGTCTCCCAACACGGCCCACTCGCTCAACCCGGTTCCGTTGATCCTGACGGTTGAGGGACCGGCCCTGACCGGTGGCGGAATCCTCGCCGACGTCGCCCCGACCATCCTCGAAGCCCTCGGCATCGATCAGCCGGAAGAGATGACCGGCCACTCCCTGATCACCTAA